A genome region from Pseudoalteromonas tetraodonis includes the following:
- a CDS encoding flavin monoamine oxidase family protein, which produces MHKPVVIIGGGLAGLYAAYNLKKRNIPFLLLEAKANLGGRIASHFLATNNIIGHDLGPTWIFPHQPNIQQLVAALNIPVFEQYTQGDVLYQASHTAPAQQIAGAGEMQLFRIQNGMTQLINALYQQLDPNTVKLEHAVSEVKKLSDGWHISANYQGSTQHFTCDQLLFALPPRMIGQHLTPHLWADNVLTQRLTSVPTWMAGQAKFVATFEHAFWRDKNLSGQCFSRVGPLVEIHDASASDHAHPALFGFIGVPYLQRSQVTREQLTQACLDQLGYFYGEQAYTATDCILKDWAEDEFVANKDDQLGVSQHPEFNFSGLSEQLKQLKVHFVGSEFAKQEAGYLEGAINAVDSALANLINT; this is translated from the coding sequence ATGCATAAACCTGTGGTTATTATTGGTGGTGGCTTAGCGGGCTTATATGCCGCTTACAACCTAAAAAAGCGAAATATTCCGTTTTTATTATTAGAAGCCAAAGCCAATTTGGGTGGCCGAATTGCCTCTCACTTTTTGGCAACTAACAACATCATTGGCCATGATTTGGGCCCTACCTGGATATTTCCGCACCAGCCTAATATTCAACAGTTAGTTGCTGCTTTAAACATCCCTGTGTTTGAGCAATACACCCAAGGCGATGTGTTGTATCAAGCATCGCATACTGCCCCTGCCCAGCAAATTGCAGGGGCGGGTGAAATGCAGCTATTTAGAATACAAAACGGCATGACCCAGCTTATTAATGCGCTTTATCAGCAGCTTGACCCAAACACCGTTAAATTAGAGCACGCTGTTAGCGAAGTAAAAAAGCTCTCCGATGGCTGGCATATAAGCGCTAATTACCAAGGGAGTACGCAGCACTTTACTTGCGATCAGTTACTGTTTGCGTTACCCCCTAGAATGATCGGCCAGCATTTAACCCCGCATTTATGGGCTGATAATGTTTTAACTCAGCGTTTAACGTCGGTGCCGACGTGGATGGCTGGCCAAGCAAAATTTGTTGCCACCTTTGAGCACGCTTTTTGGCGAGATAAAAACTTATCTGGGCAATGTTTTAGCCGTGTTGGCCCGTTAGTAGAAATACATGATGCGTCAGCAAGTGATCATGCTCACCCTGCTCTATTTGGCTTTATTGGCGTGCCTTACTTACAGCGAAGTCAAGTAACTCGCGAGCAATTAACCCAAGCCTGCCTTGATCAGCTTGGCTATTTTTATGGTGAGCAGGCTTATACTGCCACTGATTGCATTTTAAAAGATTGGGCTGAGGATGAATTTGTGGCCAACAAAGATGACCAACTAGGTGTATCGCAGCATCCTGAATTTAATTTTTCAGGGCTTAGCGAGCAACTCAAACAGTTAAAAGTGCATTTTGTGGGCAGTGAGTTTGCAAAGCAGGAGGCTGGCTATTTAGAGGGGGCTATAAACGCCGTAGATAGCGCCTTAGCTAATTTAATAAATACTTAA
- a CDS encoding AI-2E family transporter, producing MASLTGVNKSLIIFAALVIVLAGIKAASAIVIPFILAAFIAIICSPLINFFARYRIPKGIAVVLVVLIIMGLGVSLGGLVGQSVNDFSKQLPEYKAQLKEEFVWLVDMASQYNILINKEQILSMFDPGKMVDVATNMLTGLGSVMANMFLIILTVVFMLFEGPILGKKIHLALDDPDSKIKQIDRFLDSINSYLAIKTLVSLATGVIAGFYLWILDVDYFVLWGVLAFMLNYIPNIGSIIAAVPALLLALITQGPLVAGLVGAGYLTINTVMGNIVEPKYMGKGLGLSTLVVFLSLIFWGWLLGSVGMLLSVPLTMIVKIALEASDEGRWLATMLGTGEETVIKSED from the coding sequence TTGGCAAGTTTAACTGGGGTAAATAAAAGCTTAATTATTTTTGCAGCGTTGGTTATTGTATTGGCGGGCATTAAAGCCGCAAGTGCTATTGTTATTCCGTTTATTTTGGCAGCATTCATCGCCATTATTTGTAGCCCACTCATTAATTTTTTTGCTCGCTACCGTATTCCAAAAGGCATAGCGGTGGTGCTTGTGGTGCTTATTATTATGGGCTTAGGTGTTAGCTTAGGCGGTTTAGTGGGGCAGTCGGTTAATGACTTTTCAAAGCAGTTACCTGAATACAAAGCACAGTTAAAAGAAGAATTTGTATGGCTGGTTGATATGGCGTCGCAATACAATATATTAATTAATAAAGAACAAATTTTGTCTATGTTCGACCCCGGTAAAATGGTTGATGTTGCCACCAATATGTTAACCGGCTTAGGTAGCGTAATGGCCAATATGTTTTTAATTATTTTAACGGTTGTTTTTATGCTGTTTGAAGGGCCCATACTTGGTAAAAAAATACATTTAGCACTAGACGACCCCGATAGTAAAATTAAGCAAATTGACCGCTTTTTAGACTCTATCAACTCTTATTTGGCTATTAAAACCCTAGTAAGTTTAGCCACCGGTGTAATTGCTGGTTTTTACTTATGGATACTCGATGTTGATTACTTTGTACTTTGGGGCGTACTGGCATTTATGCTTAATTACATTCCTAACATTGGTTCAATCATAGCGGCTGTTCCAGCACTGTTACTGGCGCTTATTACTCAAGGTCCTTTAGTGGCAGGCCTCGTTGGTGCGGGTTATTTAACTATAAATACCGTAATGGGTAATATTGTAGAGCCTAAATACATGGGTAAAGGGTTAGGGCTCTCTACGTTAGTGGTATTTTTATCGTTAATATTTTGGGGTTGGCTATTAGGCTCTGTGGGAATGTTGTTATCGGTGCCGTTAACTATGATTGTAAAAATAGCGCTAGAAGCCAGTGACGAAGGGCGTTGGTTAGCCACTATGCTTGGCACAGGTGAAGAAACCGTCATTAAATCAGAAGACTAA
- a CDS encoding TIGR01777 family oxidoreductase, translated as MHIFFTGATGLIGRHLCPFLLHHHDITVLSRNPTKAKVLLGHRVNAVSSLDDVDFNTVDIVINLAGEPIVNKRWSDKQKAKIRDSRIIITQAISDAINQCHTPPHTFISGSAIGYYGRQGKTQVDENNTEPHDEFSHQLCRDWELAALKAESDDTRVCLLRTGIVLAKKGGALGKMLPAFKLCLGGPIGNGEQGMSWIHIDDMVQLILFLIRNQDISGAVNATAPHPVSNKQFSQSLGKALSRPAFMPMPAAVLNVLMGEMADLLTTGQFVVPKKALENNYRFHFSEIDAALKSLV; from the coding sequence ATGCATATATTTTTTACAGGCGCCACGGGCTTAATTGGTAGGCACCTTTGCCCTTTCTTGTTGCACCACCACGACATTACGGTACTAAGTAGAAACCCAACCAAAGCTAAAGTTTTGTTAGGCCACAGAGTAAATGCTGTTAGCAGCTTAGACGATGTCGATTTTAATACGGTCGATATTGTCATTAATTTAGCCGGCGAACCTATCGTTAATAAACGCTGGAGTGATAAACAAAAAGCAAAAATACGCGATAGCCGAATTATTATTACCCAAGCCATAAGCGATGCAATTAATCAGTGTCATACACCGCCACATACGTTTATTTCAGGCAGTGCAATAGGCTATTATGGTCGCCAAGGTAAAACCCAAGTTGATGAAAACAACACAGAACCACACGATGAATTTAGTCACCAACTTTGCAGGGATTGGGAACTCGCTGCATTAAAAGCTGAGTCTGACGATACTCGTGTTTGCTTACTTCGCACAGGCATTGTACTGGCTAAAAAAGGCGGCGCACTTGGAAAAATGTTGCCTGCATTTAAGCTTTGTTTAGGCGGGCCAATTGGCAATGGCGAGCAAGGTATGTCGTGGATCCACATTGATGACATGGTGCAGCTCATTTTATTTTTGATTCGTAATCAAGATATCTCTGGTGCTGTAAATGCCACTGCCCCGCATCCGGTAAGCAATAAACAATTTAGCCAATCATTGGGTAAAGCATTGTCACGCCCTGCCTTTATGCCCATGCCTGCAGCTGTGCTCAATGTTTTAATGGGAGAAATGGCAGATCTACTCACAACCGGCCAATTTGTGGTGCCTAAAAAAGCATTAGAAAATAATTACCGTTTTCACTTTTCTGAAATCGATGCCGCATTAAAAAGTTTAGTTTAA
- a CDS encoding VOC family protein, which translates to MDVIDIKTFIPSKDFEISKSFYLEIGFKSEYVTDDLTLFENGDCLFFLQRFYNEDFAKNFMLQICVSDIYEAYELCSKSEHKTKITPIQQEAWGKIFYLWGPVGELLHITQLSS; encoded by the coding sequence ATGGATGTAATAGATATAAAAACATTTATCCCAAGTAAGGACTTCGAAATTTCAAAGTCTTTCTACTTGGAAATTGGATTTAAATCAGAGTACGTAACCGACGATCTCACACTTTTTGAAAACGGTGATTGTCTTTTCTTTTTGCAGCGCTTTTACAATGAAGATTTTGCCAAAAATTTTATGTTGCAAATCTGCGTTTCAGACATCTACGAAGCATATGAGTTATGCTCTAAATCCGAACACAAAACAAAGATTACCCCAATCCAACAAGAAGCTTGGGGTAAGATCTTTTATTTATGGGGGCCAGTGGGTGAACTGTTGCATATCACGCAGCTGAGCAGCTAA